One genomic window of Oceanobacillus timonensis includes the following:
- a CDS encoding putative holin-like toxin — MTVFEALMLAIAFGTLIIAILSFEQKK, encoded by the coding sequence ATGACGGTCTTCGAAGCTTTAATGCTTGCTATAGCGTTTGGAACTCTGATTATAGCAATACTGTCATTCGAGCAAAAAAAATAA
- a CDS encoding AbrB/MazE/SpoVT family DNA-binding domain-containing protein encodes MNELNSTITSKGQITLPKTVRDVMNLSTGDHITFTIESDKQAIMEKAEFSIKNQSKMNLISLLMNNGLPIIIKGRSRSGKNLLSKSFLVNQCADKKVAVIEPISEHKELENYIDITCFETEYLEPKTASKVQYGDYELVVINEAGNYNFDLIAPIHLSGKKLILISQVFDPNDLLKLRSHYSITLDTGGMVIEHYELNYDTFNVKTIYVD; translated from the coding sequence GTGAATGAATTAAATTCTACCATAACCAGTAAAGGTCAAATTACTTTACCAAAAACAGTTAGGGATGTGATGAATTTGAGTACAGGAGACCATATTACGTTCACCATTGAATCTGATAAACAAGCGATTATGGAAAAGGCGGAATTTAGTATTAAAAACCAATCGAAAATGAATCTTATTTCCTTATTAATGAATAATGGTTTACCAATTATAATTAAAGGTAGGTCACGTTCTGGTAAGAACCTTCTTTCGAAGAGTTTTTTGGTAAATCAATGTGCAGATAAAAAAGTTGCTGTAATAGAGCCTATTAGCGAACATAAGGAATTAGAAAACTATATTGATATTACATGTTTTGAAACAGAATATTTGGAACCCAAAACCGCATCTAAAGTCCAGTATGGTGATTATGAACTTGTTGTCATTAATGAAGCCGGAAACTACAACTTTGATTTGATAGCACCTATTCATCTAAGTGGAAAGAAACTAATATTAATATCACAAGTTTTTGACCCTAACGACTTATTAAAATTACGCAGTCATTATTCAATCACCCTAGATACAGGTGGAATGGTTATAGAGCATTATGAATTAAATTATGATACATTTAATGTTAAAACTATATATGTAGACTAA
- a CDS encoding YopX family protein, which translates to MGNNEFQAWDEEFNKIYDGTEIENREDLIACLSHGKLRIYKIENGEHTELKPLKVFQKEIKNKNKLIEGDILTAEQYPFQLQGEYNYHGVVEWDDDEVTCFLTLRCVGKGKRGISDYVSSPLMDYDLLEFNAIGNIYENPELLNMN; encoded by the coding sequence ATGGGTAACAACGAATTTCAAGCATGGGATGAAGAATTCAATAAAATCTATGACGGTACTGAAATAGAAAATCGTGAAGATTTAATCGCTTGTCTATCTCATGGGAAATTGCGCATTTACAAAATAGAAAATGGAGAGCATACAGAATTAAAACCTTTAAAAGTCTTCCAGAAAGAGATTAAGAACAAAAATAAGTTAATTGAAGGAGATATACTGACAGCCGAACAATATCCTTTTCAACTTCAAGGTGAATATAATTATCATGGTGTTGTGGAATGGGATGATGATGAAGTAACTTGCTTTCTAACGTTACGATGTGTCGGGAAAGGAAAACGTGGTATTTCTGATTATGTAAGCTCTCCATTAATGGACTACGATTTATTAGAGTTTAACGCAATAGGAAAT
- a CDS encoding SprT-like domain-containing protein yields MTEIVTIDKVTSELYKAFDLFNEKYFENELPITAITIQSSGHKRNSMGWCTTSEVWGDKEGKIKMYEINLTPEFLDLNFHETMDTLLHEMVHLFHMVKGIKDTSRKGTYHNKNFKKKVLEIGFEYKDDKPDSLHGWSFARIGEKVKREIDEMNINKDFFSISRKGFYYFQQIENGSSPEEIETESARGTGTSTPSSYKWVCEDCGLIMRSTKKEVNVICGDCDKTLIKNE; encoded by the coding sequence ATGACGGAAATAGTTACTATTGATAAAGTTACAAGCGAATTATATAAAGCATTCGATTTGTTTAATGAAAAATATTTTGAAAACGAATTACCAATAACTGCCATAACTATTCAATCATCAGGACATAAAAGAAATTCTATGGGGTGGTGTACGACAAGCGAGGTTTGGGGAGATAAAGAAGGAAAAATAAAAATGTATGAAATTAATCTGACACCAGAATTTTTAGACTTAAACTTTCATGAAACAATGGATACATTACTGCATGAAATGGTTCATCTTTTTCATATGGTGAAGGGAATCAAAGATACAAGCAGAAAAGGAACATATCATAACAAAAATTTTAAAAAGAAAGTGTTGGAGATAGGTTTTGAGTATAAGGATGATAAACCAGATTCATTACATGGTTGGTCATTCGCCAGAATCGGCGAAAAAGTGAAGAGAGAAATTGATGAAATGAATATCAATAAAGATTTTTTCTCTATTTCTAGGAAAGGTTTTTACTACTTTCAGCAAATTGAGAATGGAAGTTCTCCAGAGGAAATCGAAACCGAATCAGCTAGAGGTACTGGTACATCTACTCCTTCATCCTATAAATGGGTTTGTGAAGACTGTGGACTTATAATGCGGTCAACAAAAAAAGAAGTGAATGTAATATGTGGTGACTGCGATAAAACATTAATAAAAAACGAATAA